Proteins encoded by one window of Streptomyces sp. NBC_01571:
- a CDS encoding VWA domain-containing protein, with the protein MANFSKSSVPQFSVDVYQNEYLPENGREVNAIVTVSATGGGTVGSAVGAPHLYTAGQSPDAAVAIMVDCSGSMDYPPTKMRNARDATAAAIDTLRDGVHFAVIGGTHVAKEVYPGSGRLAVADAATREQAKQSLRRLSAGGGTAIGTWLRLADRLLSSAEVSIRHGILLTDGRNEHESPEDLKAALDSCAGRFTCDARGVGTDWEVKEVTMIASALLGTADIVADPAALSADFTQMMETAMGKEVADVSLRLWTPVGTAIKFVKQVAPTVAELTGRRTEAGPRAGDYPTGSWGDESRDYHVCVEVPLAGVGQEMLAARVSLVIPQGDGSVQNLGAQGLVRAVWTDDMVASTRINSQVAHYTGQAELAQVIQQGLDLRKSGDVDGATAKLGRAVQLANVSGNADTAKLLAKVVDVVDAAAGTVRLKAKVEEADEMTLETRSTKTVRVKK; encoded by the coding sequence ATGGCCAATTTCTCGAAGTCGAGCGTGCCGCAGTTCTCGGTCGACGTGTACCAGAACGAGTACCTGCCCGAGAACGGCCGTGAGGTCAACGCCATCGTCACGGTGAGCGCCACCGGCGGCGGCACCGTGGGGAGCGCGGTCGGCGCGCCCCACCTGTACACGGCGGGGCAGAGCCCGGACGCGGCCGTGGCGATCATGGTCGACTGCTCGGGTTCGATGGACTACCCGCCGACCAAGATGCGCAACGCGCGGGACGCGACGGCCGCCGCGATCGACACCCTGCGCGACGGTGTGCACTTCGCGGTGATCGGCGGCACTCATGTCGCCAAGGAGGTCTACCCGGGCTCCGGGCGGCTCGCGGTGGCCGACGCGGCCACCCGCGAGCAGGCCAAGCAGTCGCTGCGCAGGCTGAGCGCGGGCGGCGGTACGGCGATCGGCACCTGGCTGCGCCTCGCCGACCGGCTGCTGTCCTCGGCGGAGGTGTCGATCCGGCACGGCATCCTGCTCACCGACGGCCGCAACGAACACGAGTCGCCGGAGGATCTGAAGGCCGCGCTGGACTCCTGCGCCGGACGGTTCACCTGTGACGCGCGTGGAGTGGGCACCGACTGGGAGGTCAAGGAGGTCACCATGATCGCCTCGGCGCTGCTCGGCACCGCCGACATCGTCGCCGACCCCGCCGCCCTGTCCGCCGACTTCACGCAGATGATGGAGACGGCGATGGGCAAGGAGGTCGCGGACGTCTCGCTGCGGCTGTGGACGCCCGTCGGTACGGCGATCAAGTTCGTGAAGCAAGTCGCCCCCACCGTCGCGGAACTGACCGGCCGTCGCACCGAGGCGGGCCCCCGCGCCGGCGACTATCCCACGGGTTCCTGGGGCGACGAGTCCCGCGACTACCACGTGTGCGTCGAGGTCCCCCTGGCCGGGGTCGGCCAGGAGATGCTGGCCGCCCGGGTCTCGCTGGTGATCCCGCAGGGTGACGGGAGCGTGCAGAACCTCGGCGCGCAGGGTCTCGTACGGGCGGTGTGGACCGACGACATGGTGGCCTCGACGAGGATCAACTCACAGGTCGCGCACTACACAGGTCAGGCGGAACTGGCACAAGTCATCCAACAAGGTCTTGATCTTCGCAAATCGGGAGATGTCGACGGCGCAACGGCCAAGCTGGGCCGCGCCGTTCAGCTCGCAAATGTGTCCGGCAACGCCGATACTGCGAAACTGCTTGCGAAGGTGGTGGACGTGGTCGACGCCGCGGCAGGTACTGTGCGATTGAAGGCAAAGGTCGAAGAGGCCGACGAAATGACGCTCGAGACACGGTCCACAAAGACTGTTCGTGTAAAGAAGTAG
- a CDS encoding globin — protein MGDVNEIRRGTLQEQTFYEQVGGEETFRRLVHRFYEGVAEDPLLKPMYPEEDLGPAEERLTLFLIQYWGGPTTYGENRGHPRLRMRHAPFAVDQAAHDAWLKHMRVAVDELGLSEEHEHTLWNYLTYAAASMVNTAG, from the coding sequence ATGGGAGACGTGAATGAGATCCGGCGCGGCACGCTTCAGGAGCAGACCTTCTACGAGCAGGTAGGCGGCGAGGAGACCTTCCGGCGCCTCGTGCACCGTTTCTACGAGGGAGTCGCCGAGGACCCGCTGCTGAAGCCCATGTACCCCGAGGAGGACCTGGGCCCGGCCGAGGAACGCCTCACGCTGTTCCTGATCCAGTACTGGGGCGGCCCGACGACCTACGGCGAGAACCGCGGCCACCCCCGGCTGCGGATGCGGCACGCCCCGTTCGCCGTCGACCAGGCGGCGCACGACGCCTGGCTCAAGCACATGCGCGTGGCCGTCGACGAGCTCGGCCTCTCCGAGGAGCACGAGCACACGCTGTGGAACTACCTGACGTACGCGGCGGCCTCGATGGTGAACACGGCGGGTTGA
- a CDS encoding FHA domain-containing protein yields MPTCPNGHQSGSDDWCEVCGHRMAGAVPPPPPPPAGYGYPAPGSQPGPGGRPHLSGVPGAEPELCPQCRTPREGGAPFCEECRWNFLTNTATSYTPAAPRPQAPAPGLPNPALRFQQSGPGQPGGPGQPGGPGQPGGPGGGPGHDPFDYQSSRPSQMNRPAEPIPPYGADPSGFRGDPSRQSGPPGGPGGHGGFGADPSRPGPPPGPTSGGPGAPQAFTQQPAAPAFPQQGQQGQQGQQHGQQGPGGPGAGGPSFGGGDDDWVISPPAGGQGGPGGRPGGPGPAQGGGYGYPQPGATQAPPGVGYQQQRQQLSWNVTIGPDREYFMAMMQRSGPEAAGLNLPAYSPEQQRPLTGNQLTIGRRRHSTGDTPDIDLAVPPEDPGVSHQHAVLVQQPDGSWAVVDQNSTNGTTVNGGEEPIQPFVPVPLQDGDRVHVGAWTTITIRLG; encoded by the coding sequence ATGCCGACCTGCCCGAACGGACACCAGTCGGGTTCCGACGACTGGTGCGAGGTCTGCGGTCACCGCATGGCCGGTGCCGTGCCTCCGCCCCCACCGCCGCCTGCCGGATACGGCTATCCGGCGCCGGGCTCGCAGCCCGGTCCCGGCGGACGGCCGCACCTCTCCGGCGTGCCCGGTGCCGAGCCGGAGCTCTGCCCGCAGTGCCGCACGCCCCGTGAGGGCGGTGCGCCGTTCTGCGAGGAGTGCCGGTGGAACTTCCTGACGAACACGGCGACCTCGTACACCCCGGCGGCGCCGCGTCCGCAGGCGCCCGCGCCCGGACTGCCCAATCCGGCGCTGCGGTTCCAGCAGTCCGGTCCGGGGCAGCCGGGCGGTCCGGGACAGCCCGGCGGTCCGGGGCAGCCGGGCGGTCCGGGCGGTGGCCCCGGTCACGACCCGTTCGACTACCAGAGCTCCCGGCCCTCGCAGATGAACCGTCCCGCGGAACCGATTCCGCCATACGGGGCGGACCCCTCCGGTTTCCGCGGCGATCCGTCCCGTCAGAGCGGCCCTCCCGGCGGCCCCGGTGGTCACGGCGGCTTCGGTGCCGACCCCTCGCGTCCGGGCCCGCCGCCCGGACCGACGTCCGGCGGCCCCGGTGCCCCGCAGGCCTTCACACAGCAGCCGGCCGCGCCCGCGTTCCCGCAGCAGGGGCAGCAGGGGCAGCAGGGGCAGCAGCACGGTCAGCAGGGGCCCGGCGGGCCCGGCGCCGGGGGCCCGTCCTTCGGCGGCGGTGACGACGACTGGGTGATCTCCCCGCCGGCCGGCGGCCAGGGCGGTCCCGGCGGTCGCCCCGGTGGTCCCGGCCCCGCTCAGGGCGGCGGCTACGGCTACCCGCAGCCGGGCGCGACCCAGGCCCCGCCCGGTGTCGGCTACCAGCAGCAGCGGCAGCAGCTGTCCTGGAACGTGACGATCGGCCCCGACCGTGAGTACTTCATGGCGATGATGCAGCGCTCCGGCCCCGAGGCCGCGGGCCTGAACCTGCCCGCGTACTCCCCGGAGCAGCAGCGCCCGCTCACCGGCAACCAGCTGACGATCGGCCGCCGCAGGCACTCCACCGGCGACACCCCCGACATCGACCTCGCGGTGCCCCCGGAGGACCCGGGGGTCTCGCACCAGCACGCGGTCCTGGTCCAGCAGCCGGACGGCAGCTGGGCGGTCGTCGACCAGAACTCGACGAACGGCACCACGGTCAACGGCGGCGAGGAGCCCATCCAGCCCTTCGTCCCGGTTCCGCTCCAGGACGGGGACCGGGTGCACGTCGGCGCCTGGACGACGATCACCATCCGGCTCGGCTGA
- a CDS encoding methyltransferase domain-containing protein, producing the protein MGAHILDKDLDDLATSARAALVRVIEASGAWDADPVWREAFQEVPRHLFVPYYYVGASDGFERVWCEDPDPGQRERWVRGAYADTALATRVRDAELLSSSSQPSLMAMMLTALEIRDGDAVLEIGAGTGYNAALLAHRLGDGLVTTVDLDPEITESARQHLDAVGRHPTVVTGDGTRGVPERAPFDRIMATCTLTSIPRPWLAQCRPGALILTPLATGLIALRVRDAGFAEGRFLHTPAYFVPLRGDTRPDDPEPQHLGGLPRRARGDELFRFLLTLTAGSLDPYEAFTLWERERQPVRERYGITVSGADAWAWLDDPEGPHAWPLP; encoded by the coding sequence ATGGGCGCGCACATACTCGACAAGGATCTGGACGATCTCGCCACCTCGGCGCGGGCCGCGCTGGTGCGCGTGATCGAGGCCAGCGGGGCCTGGGACGCCGACCCGGTCTGGCGGGAGGCGTTCCAGGAGGTCCCGCGCCACCTCTTCGTGCCCTACTACTACGTCGGCGCCTCGGACGGCTTCGAGCGGGTGTGGTGCGAGGACCCCGACCCCGGACAGCGGGAGCGCTGGGTGCGCGGCGCCTACGCGGACACCGCGCTGGCCACCAGGGTCCGTGACGCCGAGCTGCTCTCCTCCAGCAGTCAGCCGTCACTGATGGCGATGATGCTGACCGCTCTGGAGATACGGGACGGGGACGCCGTACTGGAGATCGGCGCCGGGACCGGCTACAACGCGGCGCTGCTCGCCCACCGCCTCGGTGACGGCCTCGTGACCACGGTCGACCTCGACCCGGAGATCACCGAGTCCGCACGACAGCACCTGGACGCCGTCGGCAGGCATCCCACCGTCGTCACCGGCGACGGCACCCGCGGGGTCCCCGAGCGGGCCCCGTTCGACCGGATCATGGCGACCTGCACGCTGACCTCGATCCCGCGTCCCTGGCTGGCGCAGTGCCGTCCGGGTGCGCTCATTCTCACACCGCTGGCCACCGGTCTGATCGCGCTGCGGGTGCGGGACGCCGGGTTCGCCGAGGGGCGCTTCCTGCACACGCCCGCCTATTTCGTCCCGCTGCGCGGCGACACCCGGCCCGACGACCCGGAGCCGCAGCATCTGGGCGGGCTGCCGCGCCGGGCCCGCGGCGACGAACTGTTCCGGTTCCTGCTGACGCTCACGGCGGGCAGTCTCGATCCCTACGAGGCGTTCACGCTGTGGGAGCGCGAGCGGCAGCCGGTGCGCGAGCGGTACGGGATCACGGTCAGCGGCGCGGACGCGTGGGCGTGGCTGGACGACCCCGAGGGGCCGCACGCCTGGCCGCTGCCGTAG